The Poriferisphaera corsica DNA segment ATCTACAGCATATCTGAGGTCGTGTCCGGGGCGGTCTTCAACATACTCTATTAATGTGTTAGGTTTATTAAGAATATAAAGAATCTGTTGAGTAAGATCAATATTAGCTATCTCACAGTTAGATCCGATGTTATAGATTTCGCCGGATGGCGCGTATTGCAAAACAGCGAGCAGAGCGGTGATATGATTGTCTACATAGATCCAATCGCGGATATTGAGTCCGTCGCCATAGAGAGGAAGTGGTTTGTTTTGAAGTGCATTATGGACAAAGAGGGGGATGATTTTTTCGGGGTATTGGTATGGGCCGAAGTTGTTTGAGCAACGCGTGATGAGCGTATTTGCTTTATAGGTGTGGTGATGAGCTTGGACGAGGAGATCGGCAGCGGCTTTGGTTGCGGCATAGGGTGAGCGAGGGAGGAGCGGTGAGGATTCAGAAAATTTGAGTTCTGGTTGGTTGAGTGGGAGGTGGCCGTAGACTTCGTCAGTGGAGATGTATAAGAAGCGTTTGTTGTTTTTGGGATCGGTTTCACGGAGTGCATCGAGGAGTGTTTGCGTGCCAAGGATGTTGGTTTGAGTGAAAGGCGATGCGTCGATAATCGAACG contains these protein-coding regions:
- the rfbB gene encoding dTDP-glucose 4,6-dehydratase, translating into MTNPPTQHHFNHLLITGGCGFIGTNFIRHLINHTDIPHITNLDALTYAGNRQNLVDLESNPRYTFVHGNINDRPLVNKLIASADAIVHMAAESHVDRSIIDASPFTQTNILGTQTLLDALRETDPKNNKRFLYISTDEVYGHLPLNQPELKFSESSPLLPRSPYAATKAAADLLVQAHHHTYKANTLITRCSNNFGPYQYPEKIIPLFVHNALQNKPLPLYGDGLNIRDWIYVDNHITALLAVLQYAPSGEIYNIGSNCEIANIDLTQQILYILNKPNTLIEYVEDRPGHDLRYAVDVTKIKQQLGWHPHESTFNKDLEFTVNWYLKI